In one window of Siphonobacter curvatus DNA:
- a CDS encoding sensor histidine kinase, whose protein sequence is MKNSTAPAPPKLRSENRLGSLPARMLSGDLYQQKNQVKIGILLILMAFSGAWFYYTNTLIVRLESHEEEEVRLYAESLEYALTSPVETDVNFFFDKVVKINTEIPVIYEYQGQYQSINLKLPENTQEIPAFLKQKSQEFQTTHPPIEIDGGFGKGYIYFSHSFLFTQLQYYPVIMLLGLLVFGYLAYLAFSASRRSEQNRVWVGLAKETAHQLGTPLSGLKGWVEYFKTDPDRYETEFVLEVEKDVERLETITARFSNIGSVPTLHPEPLAQHVEQFVDYLKRRVSSKIKWNVNNEIPAGKMIPVNRNLFEWVVENLCKNAVDAMEGVGELRIHLWEKAGQTYIDISDTGKGIPKSQWKQVFNPGFSTKKRGWGLGLTLAKRIIENYHRGRLYVKASEPGKGTTFRISLPS, encoded by the coding sequence TTATTAATACTGATGGCCTTCTCGGGTGCCTGGTTTTACTATACAAATACCCTTATTGTCCGCCTGGAATCCCACGAAGAAGAAGAAGTACGTCTGTACGCGGAAAGCTTAGAGTACGCCCTGACGAGTCCGGTTGAAACGGACGTTAATTTCTTTTTCGATAAGGTCGTGAAGATCAATACCGAGATTCCGGTCATTTATGAGTATCAGGGTCAATATCAATCCATTAACTTAAAATTACCGGAGAATACCCAAGAAATTCCGGCCTTTCTCAAGCAAAAATCGCAGGAATTTCAAACGACGCATCCCCCCATCGAAATTGATGGCGGCTTTGGCAAAGGATACATTTACTTTAGCCATTCTTTCCTCTTTACCCAGCTTCAGTATTATCCAGTTATCATGCTACTGGGCTTACTGGTCTTTGGCTATCTAGCTTATTTAGCCTTTAGTGCGTCTCGGCGATCGGAGCAAAACCGGGTTTGGGTAGGTCTAGCCAAAGAAACCGCTCACCAATTAGGTACGCCGCTTTCGGGTTTGAAAGGCTGGGTGGAATACTTCAAAACGGACCCGGATCGCTACGAAACCGAATTTGTACTGGAGGTGGAAAAGGATGTAGAACGACTGGAAACCATTACTGCCCGTTTCTCCAATATTGGTTCCGTACCAACGCTACATCCCGAACCCTTGGCTCAGCATGTCGAGCAGTTTGTGGATTATTTGAAACGGCGGGTTTCCTCCAAGATCAAATGGAACGTCAACAATGAAATCCCCGCGGGTAAGATGATCCCCGTCAACCGAAATCTGTTTGAATGGGTCGTTGAAAACCTGTGCAAAAATGCCGTTGATGCCATGGAAGGCGTAGGCGAACTACGGATTCACCTCTGGGAAAAAGCGGGACAAACGTATATCGACATCAGCGATACGGGAAAAGGCATTCCAAAATCGCAATGGAAGCAGGTGTTTAATCCTGGTTTTAGTACCAAGAAACGCGGCTGGGGTTTGGGCCTAACGCTCGCTAAACGGATCATTGAGAATTACCACCGGGGACGTTTATATGTGAAAGCATCGGAGCCCGGCAAAGGCACTACCTTTCGTATTTCACTCCCCTCCTGA